In Sinorhizobium numidicum, the following proteins share a genomic window:
- a CDS encoding siderophore-interacting protein yields the protein MPPSFCVLTVDSTTDIAPRLRRIRFRTADTRSFDTLDDIHLRILFNFQEIAERHGSSESQQQVPSSDIKPIWRAYTVRFVDPANHTIAVDFVMHDDEGPGSSWARRAARGDVVGAAGPSGGGFNDAQWYLLAGDETALPAISRILESLDETKTATVIIEVGTSADTISFTSRAAVDTKWLYRDASEASCRPGLAQAIAHVDIPHISLKRFAWVACEAKAAKAIRATLRDRGFAKEEQSVAAYWHTM from the coding sequence TTGCCGCCCAGCTTCTGCGTTCTGACGGTCGACAGTACCACCGACATTGCGCCCAGACTCCGGCGGATCAGATTTCGGACAGCCGACACGAGGTCCTTCGACACGTTGGACGACATACATTTGCGAATCCTGTTCAATTTTCAGGAGATCGCCGAACGACATGGGTCTTCGGAAAGTCAACAGCAGGTGCCTTCATCCGACATCAAGCCGATTTGGCGAGCCTATACAGTCCGTTTCGTTGACCCGGCAAACCATACGATTGCCGTCGATTTCGTGATGCACGACGACGAAGGTCCCGGTTCCAGTTGGGCAAGGCGCGCAGCACGCGGCGACGTGGTTGGTGCGGCTGGGCCGAGCGGCGGAGGATTCAATGACGCTCAGTGGTATCTCCTTGCCGGAGACGAAACTGCTCTACCAGCAATTTCCCGAATTCTGGAATCGCTCGATGAGACCAAGACGGCGACGGTGATAATCGAGGTTGGCACTTCGGCAGATACCATCTCCTTTACAAGCCGGGCGGCCGTTGACACCAAGTGGCTGTATCGCGACGCGAGCGAAGCCAGCTGTCGCCCCGGCCTTGCGCAGGCCATCGCCCACGTGGACATTCCGCATATTTCTCTGAAAAGATTTGCGTGGGTAGCCTGCGAAGCTAAGGCCGCAAAGGCCATTCGAGCAACCCTTCGCGATCGAGGGTTTGCGAAGGAAGAACAATCAGTAGCAGCCTATTGGCATACGATGTGA
- a CDS encoding TonB-dependent receptor, which produces MGKNENGGVGFGLFAVAMAVGTSAVAQEGSSADQAEAATSLEAIVVTGSRSPQQISEIARTIYVVESAQIQTEARSGKTLQQILADAIPSFDPASEGARTSFGQNLRGRTPLILIDGVSMNSARSLSRQFDSIDPFNIERVEVLSGATAIYGGNATGGIINIITKKGKDAEPGLHAEVTGGMGSGFAGSQDFDRNAAGAVTYDSDNWDARFSIAGNRTGAFYDGSDTILIPDITQTSTAFNERIDLMGSIGYQVDEGRRLEFSGQYFDSKQDSDYGLYYGLNFAALGNPSLFETRDGYESDFNPQTRRSMYNVTYTDDDVFGQQLLLQGAYRSEKIKFNPFPASGNAETGTYFAGSSQDTDYYSVKAALVAEPTDQLKITYGVDADRDSFKSRQNVFDMRTAAVSGGLDFDTVGITGLYPSIDVSTIAGFAEASYEATDRVTLNGGVRYQFVNTKVSDFVGAAQQVAILQGSATSADVIPGGEVNYDAALFSAGATYQLTNTQQVYANFSQGFELPDPAKYYGYGLYSLAGGHYTLINSVNVGDSALEAIKTNSFEIGYRVDDGTYNLETAAYYSLSDRSINLNRSTLAVEVVDQERRVYGIEGKVGAKLDHGFDVGVLGHWVRTEVKDDGWEKDSIGTASVSKLGGYVGWTNDALSLKFYGQHVFELMDADGFTIDDYTLFDLTGGYTFENTDTTLNFGIHNVFDTDYTTIWGSRAKALYGGLADESIFDYKGRGRTFAISLTKVF; this is translated from the coding sequence ATGGGTAAGAATGAGAATGGCGGCGTAGGCTTTGGCCTCTTCGCCGTGGCGATGGCGGTCGGCACGAGCGCGGTTGCCCAGGAGGGCAGTTCGGCCGATCAAGCGGAAGCTGCGACGAGCCTGGAAGCGATCGTGGTTACGGGCAGCCGATCCCCTCAGCAGATTTCCGAAATCGCGCGCACTATCTACGTCGTCGAGTCGGCTCAAATCCAGACCGAGGCTCGGTCCGGCAAAACGCTGCAGCAGATTCTAGCTGACGCCATTCCAAGTTTTGATCCTGCGAGCGAGGGAGCGCGCACATCCTTCGGGCAGAATCTGCGCGGCCGAACACCGCTCATCCTCATCGACGGTGTCTCGATGAATTCAGCGCGTTCGCTCAGCCGCCAGTTCGATTCCATCGATCCCTTCAACATCGAGCGGGTGGAGGTCCTGTCCGGAGCGACCGCAATCTATGGCGGGAACGCGACGGGCGGCATCATCAACATCATCACGAAGAAGGGCAAGGACGCAGAGCCGGGGCTTCACGCCGAAGTCACCGGCGGCATGGGCAGCGGCTTCGCAGGCAGCCAGGACTTCGATCGCAATGCGGCGGGCGCCGTTACCTACGACAGCGACAACTGGGATGCCCGCTTCTCGATCGCCGGGAACAGGACCGGCGCCTTTTACGACGGCAGCGACACGATACTCATTCCCGACATCACGCAGACCTCCACGGCCTTCAACGAGCGCATCGACCTGATGGGGTCGATCGGCTACCAGGTCGACGAGGGCCGCCGCCTCGAATTTTCCGGGCAATATTTCGATAGCAAGCAGGATTCGGATTACGGTCTTTATTACGGTCTCAATTTCGCAGCGCTTGGAAATCCGAGCCTGTTTGAAACTCGTGACGGGTACGAGTCCGACTTCAATCCGCAAACCCGCCGTTCGATGTACAACGTCACCTACACCGATGATGACGTTTTCGGGCAGCAACTGTTGCTGCAAGGCGCTTACAGAAGCGAAAAAATCAAGTTCAATCCCTTTCCCGCTAGCGGCAACGCCGAAACCGGCACTTACTTCGCCGGCAGTTCGCAGGACACCGACTATTACAGCGTCAAAGCGGCGCTTGTCGCGGAGCCCACAGACCAGCTGAAGATAACTTATGGTGTCGATGCCGATCGGGATTCCTTCAAGTCGCGTCAGAACGTCTTCGACATGCGGACTGCCGCCGTCAGCGGGGGTCTCGATTTCGATACGGTTGGCATAACCGGCCTTTATCCCTCTATCGATGTCTCCACGATCGCCGGATTTGCGGAGGCCTCCTACGAGGCCACCGACCGGGTGACGCTGAACGGCGGCGTCCGCTACCAATTCGTCAACACCAAGGTCTCCGACTTCGTCGGGGCGGCGCAGCAGGTCGCCATCCTGCAAGGGAGCGCGACCTCCGCCGATGTCATACCCGGCGGCGAAGTCAACTATGACGCCGCTCTGTTCAGTGCCGGCGCGACCTACCAATTGACGAATACGCAGCAGGTTTATGCAAACTTCAGCCAGGGCTTCGAGCTGCCGGATCCGGCCAAATACTACGGGTATGGCCTCTATTCGCTCGCGGGTGGACATTACACGCTTATCAACAGCGTGAATGTCGGCGACTCAGCGCTTGAGGCCATCAAGACCAATTCGTTTGAAATCGGCTATCGTGTTGACGACGGCACCTACAACCTTGAAACCGCGGCCTATTACTCTCTTTCCGATCGATCCATCAATCTCAATCGCTCGACGCTTGCGGTCGAAGTCGTCGATCAGGAGAGACGAGTCTATGGCATAGAAGGAAAAGTGGGCGCAAAGCTTGACCATGGTTTCGATGTTGGGGTTTTGGGTCATTGGGTGAGAACCGAAGTCAAGGACGACGGCTGGGAGAAGGACTCTATTGGAACCGCAAGCGTCTCCAAGCTTGGCGGCTATGTCGGCTGGACTAATGACGCTCTCAGCCTAAAATTTTACGGCCAGCATGTCTTCGAGCTCATGGACGCCGATGGGTTTACGATCGACGACTATACGCTGTTCGATCTGACCGGCGGCTACACCTTCGAAAATACCGACACGACGCTGAATTTCGGCATCCATAACGTCTTCGACACCGACTACACGACGATTTGGGGCTCCCGCGCCAAAGCCCTTTATGGCGGATTGGCCGACGAATCGATATTCGACTACAAGGGCCGCGGACGCACATTCGCAATCTCGCTGACGAAGGTCTTTTGA
- a CDS encoding helix-turn-helix transcriptional regulator codes for MEIIRPLKFGMLPDRESRLVCRSILLDMLGEATIAVEDGDLAGVTGLFWKYVSLSLATLYFPKAPLRLTANGVSDAGIVIMRAMDGPLVIHHRRNKVETARADVIFLPADASSEITLPEGGRFDCAHLPAYALASMRDILKPMMMQPLAADCLPLQLLTNYAGYLLRQEYQSEEHAGMMVAHFYDLLPVLAQHVGNIGPRDTPQSRMASIKTLIEENLANGAFSITDVAEAEGVTPRAIQKFFSREGTTFSRYMLGRRLSLAKGLILAEGDATSISQIAYTVGFNDLSYFNRTFRSRYGVRPSDLRRLTATAA; via the coding sequence ATGGAGATAATCCGACCGCTGAAATTCGGGATGCTTCCTGATCGCGAAAGCAGACTCGTTTGCAGGAGCATCCTTTTGGACATGCTCGGAGAGGCTACGATTGCCGTGGAAGATGGCGATCTAGCTGGCGTGACGGGGTTGTTCTGGAAATATGTGTCCCTTTCGCTAGCAACGCTCTACTTCCCCAAGGCACCGCTTCGCCTCACCGCAAACGGCGTAAGCGATGCCGGCATTGTCATCATGCGTGCCATGGACGGTCCGCTTGTTATCCATCATCGCCGGAACAAGGTGGAGACGGCACGGGCGGATGTCATCTTTCTTCCCGCAGACGCGTCATCTGAAATCACGCTGCCGGAAGGCGGGCGTTTCGACTGCGCGCATCTCCCCGCCTATGCGCTTGCTTCAATGCGCGATATTTTGAAGCCAATGATGATGCAACCACTTGCTGCCGACTGCTTGCCGCTGCAGCTACTCACGAACTATGCCGGCTATCTTCTGAGACAGGAATATCAAAGCGAGGAGCATGCCGGCATGATGGTCGCCCATTTCTATGATCTTCTGCCAGTGCTTGCTCAGCATGTCGGCAACATCGGTCCGCGAGACACGCCCCAAAGCCGCATGGCCTCCATCAAGACGCTGATAGAAGAAAACCTTGCGAACGGCGCTTTCTCGATCACCGACGTAGCCGAGGCCGAGGGCGTCACTCCCAGAGCAATCCAGAAATTCTTCAGCCGGGAAGGAACGACCTTTTCCCGCTACATGCTTGGAAGGCGGCTTTCACTCGCCAAGGGGCTCATACTGGCGGAAGGCGACGCCACCTCCATCAGCCAGATCGCCTACACTGTGGGCTTCAACGATCTTTCGTATTTTAACCGCACCTTCAGAAGCCGCTACGGCGTGCGCCCCTCCGACCTGCGCCGGCTCACCGCGACAGCCGCCTGA
- a CDS encoding GNAT family N-acetyltransferase encodes MIGEPQKTDDRDGGMFRSFQLHACRSVDVRQAGSILSVSAVKDHTARFELSEGALRIDDLSTGHAWGFRLACAVFEYLFATRRDLVSIVLAGDGWNLLLPELKRRGLVIDGKDALAPAVFAEMFWQMPEIWMASPSCARPRRDIFDGKTEHPLRPPKPAGCLYARFIPWLSGTLSFTVATLEDLPDIHRWMNDPRVDEFWNEAGSEAAHRRYLDRMLADPHIIPLIGRFDEQAFSYFEIYWAKEDLIGTFCGAGDYDRGCHVIVGEGAFRGKLWFTAWLPSLLHLMFLDDPRTERIVQEPSAAHHRQLRNLQRSGFSHTRTVDLPTKRAAIMSISRQHFFSNRLWHPAVLADRAGS; translated from the coding sequence ATGATCGGCGAGCCCCAAAAGACTGACGATCGAGACGGCGGCATGTTTCGATCCTTTCAGCTTCACGCGTGCAGGTCCGTCGACGTGCGCCAGGCTGGATCCATCCTGTCGGTTTCGGCGGTTAAGGATCACACGGCACGCTTCGAGCTTTCGGAGGGGGCACTGAGAATCGACGATCTCAGCACGGGCCACGCTTGGGGTTTTCGACTTGCTTGCGCCGTCTTCGAGTATCTGTTCGCGACAAGGAGAGACTTGGTCTCGATCGTGCTCGCGGGCGATGGCTGGAATCTCCTATTGCCGGAGTTGAAACGGCGTGGCCTTGTGATCGACGGCAAGGATGCACTCGCGCCAGCGGTGTTTGCGGAAATGTTCTGGCAGATGCCCGAGATCTGGATGGCCTCGCCATCATGTGCCCGTCCGCGACGCGACATCTTTGATGGCAAGACCGAACATCCTTTGCGGCCGCCGAAGCCGGCTGGATGTCTCTATGCCCGGTTCATTCCCTGGCTCTCCGGCACGCTCTCGTTCACCGTGGCGACACTTGAGGACCTGCCCGACATTCACCGCTGGATGAACGATCCAAGAGTGGACGAGTTTTGGAACGAAGCAGGAAGCGAAGCCGCTCACAGACGGTATTTGGATCGCATGCTGGCCGATCCTCACATCATACCGCTGATCGGCCGCTTTGACGAGCAGGCCTTTTCCTATTTCGAGATCTATTGGGCGAAAGAGGATTTGATCGGTACTTTCTGCGGTGCCGGCGACTACGACCGCGGCTGTCACGTCATCGTCGGGGAGGGGGCTTTTCGCGGGAAGCTGTGGTTCACGGCCTGGCTGCCCTCCCTACTTCATTTGATGTTTCTCGACGACCCCCGAACCGAACGGATCGTTCAAGAGCCGAGTGCTGCGCATCACCGTCAACTCCGTAACCTGCAGCGCTCGGGCTTCTCTCATACAAGAACCGTTGATCTTCCGACAAAACGTGCGGCGATCATGTCGATCTCCAGACAGCACTTTTTCTCGAACCGGCTATGGCATCCGGCCGTCCTTGCGGACAGGGCGGGCTCATGA